In Mytilus edulis chromosome 6, xbMytEdul2.2, whole genome shotgun sequence, the following proteins share a genomic window:
- the LOC139527448 gene encoding uncharacterized protein (The sequence of the model RefSeq protein was modified relative to this genomic sequence to represent the inferred CDS: added 60 bases not found in genome assembly), with protein sequence MIVYDLCITKEVWMIILLFILFRYTDFIQGTSIEILSASCPGSCDNVTIEVCTGRGCDMNATSTCFSHKFEPIIGYKHVFKCSEKFINLIKGKVYFGKEIYTLCENPPEHGPNATCLKRPTATCKIENIEQAQNSNNNYSFEVKIGDRCTRTNYLPYILSGVGVVALALAAVIIFYNRNACVQCVKGIAQKRRRKTNRVNNDDLHQIARDDDIPAILRERTLIHPMRPIHHNIN encoded by the exons TTGTTTAGATATACAGATTTCATCCAAGGGACGAGTATCGAAATTTTAAGCGCATCGTGTCCCGGGTCTTGTGATAACGTGACAATCGAAGTATGTACTGGCCGTGG TTGTGATATGAATGCAACTAGCACCTGCTTTTCACACAAATTCGAACCAATTATTGGCTATAAACATGTGTTTAAGTGCAGCGAAAAG ttcATAAATTTAATCAAAGGAAAAGTCTACTTTGGAAAAGAAATCTACACTTTGTGCGAAAATCCTCCCGAGCACGGTCCGAATGCTACTTGTCTAAAACGCCCAACTGCAACGTGCAAGATTGAAAATATCGAACAGGCACAAAACTCTAACAACAA CTATTCGTTTGAAGTGAAAATAGGCGACAGGTGTACA CGTACTAACTATTTGCCATATATACTGTCTGGAGTAGGAGTTGTCGCCCTTGCTTTAGCAGCAGTGATTATATTCTATAATAGAAAT GCCTGTGTCCAATGTGTCAAAGGAATAGCACAGAAG agAAGAAGAAAGACCAATCGTGTAAACAACGATGATTTACATCAGATAGCCAGAGATGATGATATTCCAGCAATATTAAGAGAAAGAACATTAATACATCCCATGCGACCCATTCATCACAATATAAATTAA